In Gemmatimonadetes bacterium T265, one DNA window encodes the following:
- a CDS encoding isoaspartyl dipeptidase, with translation MLTLLRNADVYAPAPLGRHHVLVAGERVVWMGADLAALPAELGADEIDLHGARLVPGFIDGHVHLTGGGGEAGPQTRVPPIPLSHFTRGGVTTAVGLLGTDDYTRGPVGLVAAARGLVDEGLSAWCWTGGYHVPPATITGSVRGDMVNVDRVIGVGEVAISDHRSSQPTYDELVKLAAEAHVAGLMTRKAGVVHLHVGDGARGLALVREALDRSELPARVFHPTHVNRRRPLFDEAVALARRGCTIDVTAFPAPREGDEYAADEALVRYWASGAPADRVTVSSDGGGSLPVFDAQGQMTRMGVGDVAAAAGVLRALLARGVPLGRALEPITSNAAALLRLPGKGAVAVGGDADLVVLDPAGGVRDVMARGVWHVRGGAAVRRGTFEG, from the coding sequence ATGCTCACCCTGCTCCGCAACGCGGACGTCTACGCGCCTGCCCCGCTCGGGCGACACCACGTACTCGTCGCGGGCGAGCGCGTCGTGTGGATGGGCGCGGACCTCGCCGCGCTCCCCGCCGAGCTCGGGGCCGACGAGATCGACCTGCACGGCGCGCGGCTCGTACCCGGATTCATCGACGGCCACGTGCACCTGACGGGCGGCGGCGGCGAGGCCGGACCGCAGACGCGCGTTCCTCCGATCCCGCTCTCGCACTTCACGCGCGGCGGCGTGACGACCGCCGTCGGCCTGCTCGGCACCGACGACTACACGCGCGGCCCCGTCGGCCTCGTCGCGGCCGCGCGCGGGCTCGTCGACGAGGGGCTGTCTGCGTGGTGCTGGACGGGCGGGTACCACGTCCCGCCGGCGACGATCACGGGGAGCGTGCGCGGCGACATGGTCAACGTCGACCGCGTGATCGGCGTCGGCGAGGTCGCGATCTCCGACCACCGCTCCAGCCAGCCGACCTACGACGAGCTGGTGAAGCTCGCGGCCGAGGCGCACGTCGCGGGGCTGATGACGCGCAAGGCGGGGGTCGTGCACCTGCACGTCGGCGACGGCGCGCGCGGGCTCGCGCTCGTGCGCGAGGCGCTCGACCGGAGCGAGCTCCCCGCGCGCGTGTTCCACCCGACGCACGTCAACCGCCGCCGCCCGCTGTTCGACGAGGCCGTCGCGCTCGCGCGCCGCGGCTGCACCATCGACGTCACGGCGTTCCCCGCGCCCCGCGAGGGCGACGAGTACGCGGCGGACGAGGCGCTCGTGCGCTACTGGGCGAGCGGCGCGCCGGCCGACCGCGTGACCGTCAGCTCGGACGGCGGCGGCAGCCTCCCGGTGTTCGACGCCCAGGGACAGATGACGCGGATGGGCGTGGGCGACGTCGCCGCGGCGGCGGGCGTGCTGCGCGCGCTGCTCGCGCGCGGCGTGCCGTTAGGCCGCGCGCTCGAGCCGATCACCTCCAACGCGGCGGCGCTGCTCCGCCTGCCGGGCAAGGGCGCCGTCGCCGTGGGGGGCGACGCCGACCTCGTCGTGCTCGACCCGGCCGGGGGGGTGCGCGACGTGATGGCCCGCGGGGTGTGGCACGTGCGCGGCGGCGCGGCCGTCCGCCGGGGGACGTTCGAGGGCTAG
- the cphA gene encoding cyanophycin synthetase has product MRVLEQSVYVGPNHYAHFPVIRLALDLGAFEAWPSARLGPAFTDALLAAVPTLAEHGCSYGVPGGFVRRLTEDEGTWMGHVLEHVAIELQNLAGEQVTFGKTRAIAGQDGVYDVVYEYEQRDVGLAAGTLALDLLHALAAPLLPEAERPPEAAEAAAGFDWAERRDAFIRYAQRRALGPSTAAIVHAAERRGIPSIRLNGQSLVQLGYGRHQQRIQATVTGRTPHIAVEIASDKEETNTLLANLGLPVPKQALVYDADEAAEEAEGIGYPVVVKPYDGNHGRGVSVGLTTPEGVRAAFALAAEHSDAVLVETFIAGHDHRMLVVDGELVAVSKRVPGHVVGDGVRTVAELVAALNADPRRGIGHEKVLTQIRLDEQALGLLAARGWTPDTVPPAGEEVMLRRTANLSTGGTAEDVTDVVHPDNAEMAVRAIQAVGLDVGGVDFLTPDITCSYKDAGGAICEVNAAPGFRMHMAPSAGRPRDVAARVVDMLFPPSKPATVPIAAVTGTNGKTTTARMLAHIHKLAGRRVGLTTTDGVYIDGQRTVEGDMTGPTSARIVLGDPSVDVAVLETARGGLLRAGMAMRTVDVGAVLNVQPDHLGQRGIETVEQLALVKRTVVEIATDTAVLNADDPLTVRMAAHTEAKHVCYVTMDPGNALVGEHIRAGGRAVALETGVNGQMITIYDRGAHIPLLWTHLIPAALDGRATFNVQNAMFAAAMAFSMGVRLEDIRHGLRTFDSTFFQAPGRLNVYDGHPFRVLFDYAHNANAVAALVDTATRLDVAGRRIMVLAAPGDRRDEDIRATARAAAAGRFEHYICRRDDNPRGRGGDEVPRMMADAIVSDGVAAERVEIVLSEVGAIDAALRMARKGDLVIICADVLDRGWQQIVDFGGRERQHGAGGTASADGMPPALAVTAPRAAPHDLAPADDAAPPVHPMLPVSPARGDDAPSAGFLRDARGVMVAREPND; this is encoded by the coding sequence ATGCGCGTCCTCGAGCAGTCCGTCTACGTGGGGCCTAACCATTACGCCCACTTCCCGGTCATCCGCCTCGCGCTCGACCTCGGCGCGTTCGAGGCGTGGCCGTCCGCGCGGCTCGGTCCCGCGTTCACCGACGCCCTGCTGGCCGCGGTCCCGACGCTCGCCGAGCACGGGTGCTCGTACGGCGTGCCGGGCGGGTTCGTGCGGCGGCTCACCGAGGACGAGGGGACGTGGATGGGGCACGTGCTGGAGCACGTCGCGATCGAGCTGCAGAACCTCGCGGGCGAGCAGGTGACGTTCGGCAAGACGCGCGCGATCGCCGGGCAGGACGGCGTGTACGACGTCGTCTACGAATACGAGCAGCGCGACGTCGGCCTCGCGGCGGGGACGCTCGCGCTCGACCTGCTGCACGCGCTCGCGGCGCCGCTCCTCCCCGAGGCCGAGCGGCCGCCCGAGGCGGCGGAGGCGGCGGCCGGGTTCGACTGGGCCGAGCGGCGCGACGCGTTCATCCGCTACGCGCAGCGGCGCGCGTTAGGCCCGAGCACCGCCGCGATCGTGCACGCGGCCGAGCGGCGCGGGATCCCCTCGATCCGGCTCAACGGGCAGTCGCTCGTGCAACTCGGCTACGGGCGGCACCAGCAGCGGATCCAGGCGACGGTCACCGGGCGCACGCCGCACATCGCGGTCGAGATCGCGAGCGACAAGGAGGAGACGAACACCCTGCTCGCGAACCTCGGGCTGCCGGTGCCCAAGCAGGCGCTCGTCTACGACGCGGACGAGGCGGCGGAGGAGGCGGAGGGCATCGGCTACCCGGTCGTGGTGAAGCCGTACGACGGCAACCACGGCCGCGGCGTGAGCGTCGGCCTCACGACGCCGGAGGGAGTGCGGGCGGCGTTCGCGCTCGCGGCGGAGCACTCGGACGCGGTGCTCGTCGAGACGTTCATCGCCGGGCACGACCACCGGATGCTCGTCGTCGACGGCGAGCTCGTCGCGGTGAGCAAGCGCGTGCCCGGGCACGTCGTCGGCGACGGGGTGCGCACGGTCGCCGAGCTGGTCGCGGCGCTCAACGCCGACCCGCGGCGCGGGATCGGGCACGAGAAGGTGCTGACGCAGATCCGGCTCGACGAGCAGGCGTTAGGCCTGCTCGCCGCGCGCGGGTGGACGCCGGACACGGTGCCCCCCGCCGGCGAGGAGGTGATGCTCCGCCGTACCGCCAACCTCTCGACCGGCGGGACGGCGGAGGACGTGACCGACGTCGTCCACCCCGACAACGCGGAGATGGCGGTGCGCGCGATCCAGGCGGTCGGGCTCGACGTCGGCGGCGTCGACTTCCTCACGCCGGACATCACCTGCTCGTACAAGGACGCGGGCGGCGCGATCTGCGAGGTGAACGCGGCGCCCGGGTTCCGCATGCACATGGCGCCGAGCGCGGGGCGGCCGCGCGACGTCGCGGCGCGCGTGGTCGACATGCTCTTCCCGCCGAGCAAGCCGGCGACGGTGCCGATCGCGGCGGTCACGGGGACCAACGGCAAGACGACGACCGCGCGCATGCTCGCGCACATCCACAAGCTCGCCGGGCGGCGCGTCGGGCTCACGACGACCGACGGCGTCTACATCGACGGGCAGCGCACGGTCGAGGGAGACATGACCGGGCCGACGTCGGCGCGGATCGTGTTGGGCGACCCGAGCGTGGACGTCGCGGTGCTCGAGACCGCGCGCGGCGGGCTGCTCCGCGCCGGAATGGCGATGCGGACCGTCGACGTCGGCGCCGTGCTCAACGTCCAGCCCGACCACCTCGGCCAGCGCGGCATCGAGACCGTCGAGCAGCTCGCGCTCGTCAAGCGGACTGTCGTCGAGATCGCGACCGACACCGCGGTGCTGAACGCGGACGACCCGCTCACGGTGCGGATGGCCGCGCACACCGAGGCCAAGCACGTCTGCTACGTGACGATGGACCCCGGGAACGCGCTCGTCGGCGAGCACATCCGCGCGGGCGGGCGCGCGGTCGCGCTCGAGACGGGGGTGAACGGGCAGATGATCACCATTTATGACCGGGGCGCGCACATCCCGCTGCTCTGGACGCACCTGATCCCGGCGGCGCTCGACGGGCGGGCGACGTTCAACGTGCAGAACGCGATGTTCGCCGCGGCGATGGCGTTCTCGATGGGCGTGCGGCTCGAGGACATCCGGCACGGGCTGCGCACCTTCGACAGCACCTTCTTTCAGGCGCCGGGGCGGCTCAACGTCTACGACGGGCACCCGTTCCGCGTGCTCTTCGACTACGCGCACAACGCGAACGCGGTCGCCGCGCTCGTCGACACGGCGACGCGGCTGGACGTCGCGGGACGACGGATCATGGTGCTCGCCGCGCCGGGTGACCGCCGCGACGAGGACATCCGCGCCACGGCGCGCGCGGCCGCGGCCGGGCGCTTCGAGCACTACATCTGCCGCCGCGACGACAACCCGCGCGGCCGCGGGGGGGACGAGGTGCCGCGGATGATGGCCGACGCGATCGTCTCCGACGGCGTGGCGGCCGAGCGGGTCGAGATCGTGCTCTCGGAGGTCGGCGCGATCGACGCGGCGCTGCGGATGGCGCGCAAGGGCGACCTGGTCATCATCTGCGCCGACGTGCTCGACCGCGGGTGGCAGCAGATCGTCGACTTTGGCGGGCGCGAGCGGCAGCACGGCGCCGGCGGGACGGCGTCGGCCGACGGGATGCCGCCCGCGCTGGCGGTGACGGCGCCGCGTGCGGCGCCGCACGACCTCGCGCCCGCGGACGACGCGGCGCCGCCGGTCCACCCGATGCTCCCCGTCTCGCCGGCGCGGGGGGACGACGCGCCGTCCGCGGGCTTCCTGCGCGACGCACGCGGCGTGATGGTCGCGCGCGAGCCCAACGACTGA
- the rfaD gene encoding ADP-L-glycero-D-manno-heptose-6-epimerase, which yields MTIPAPATGFPYSRVLVTGGAGFIGSALVWALNRRGVERIVVADRLGTDAKWRNLAPLAFEDYLEADDLLPRLERHALGRFDCVLHMGACSATTERDASYLARNNFEFTKSLGEWALGRGARFVYASSAATYGDGAGGMEDFDDEADALQRLRPLNAYGYSKQLTDLWAARKGVLDRIVGCKFFNVFGPNEDHKGDMRSLVNKAYGQVLETGRVRLFRSHRPDYRDGEQRRDFLYVKDCVEMTLFLAAHPRAAGLYNLGSGVASTWLELADALFAAMGRTPEVEFVDMPAAIRDKYQYYTRADVGKLREAGYAAPATPLRDAVRDYVAHYLAHDRRLGDEG from the coding sequence ATGACCATCCCCGCCCCGGCCACCGGCTTCCCCTACTCGCGCGTCCTCGTCACCGGCGGCGCGGGGTTCATCGGCTCCGCGCTCGTCTGGGCGCTCAACCGCCGGGGCGTCGAGCGGATCGTCGTCGCCGACCGGCTCGGCACCGACGCGAAGTGGCGCAACCTCGCCCCGCTCGCCTTCGAGGACTACCTCGAGGCCGACGACCTGCTGCCGCGCCTCGAGCGCCACGCGTTAGGCCGCTTCGACTGCGTGCTGCACATGGGCGCGTGCTCCGCGACGACCGAGCGCGACGCGTCGTACCTCGCCCGCAACAACTTCGAGTTCACGAAGTCGCTCGGCGAGTGGGCGCTCGGCCGCGGCGCGCGCTTCGTCTACGCGTCGAGCGCGGCGACCTACGGCGACGGCGCCGGCGGGATGGAGGACTTCGACGACGAGGCCGACGCGCTGCAGCGGCTGCGGCCGCTCAACGCGTACGGCTATAGCAAGCAGCTCACCGACCTCTGGGCCGCGCGCAAGGGCGTGCTCGACCGGATCGTCGGCTGCAAGTTCTTCAACGTCTTCGGGCCCAACGAGGACCACAAGGGGGACATGCGCTCGCTCGTGAACAAGGCCTACGGCCAGGTGCTCGAGACGGGGCGCGTGCGGCTGTTCCGCTCGCACCGCCCCGACTACCGCGACGGCGAGCAGCGGCGCGACTTCCTCTACGTGAAGGACTGCGTCGAGATGACGCTCTTTCTCGCGGCGCACCCGCGGGCGGCCGGGCTCTACAACCTCGGCTCCGGCGTGGCGAGCACCTGGCTCGAACTCGCCGACGCCCTCTTCGCGGCGATGGGGCGGACGCCCGAGGTCGAGTTCGTCGACATGCCCGCGGCAATCCGCGACAAGTACCAGTACTACACCCGGGCGGACGTCGGGAAGCTGCGCGAGGCGGGGTACGCAGCGCCCGCCACGCCGCTCCGCGACGCGGTGCGGGACTACGTCGCGCACTACCTCGCGCACGACCGCCGGCTCGGCGACGAGGGCTGA
- a CDS encoding NADH pyrophosphatase, protein MSDEPAPNLLSGVPLDRVAERRTDAAWVAATYAHPATRVVPVCDGRVLVTTVEDGRGAAATATDGASTRARALSVATFGPLAEATGDAGAWTTVLLGVGGATAYVAVDVPASDGDAVLARAGDGAAWSELRPAALALPEGEAALVAYARAMVWWHGRHGYCGVCGAATAVEEAGHVRACPRCAARHFPRTDPAVIVLVAHRPDDAGAADEACLLGSAPGWPERMYSTLAGFVEPGESLEDTVRREIYEEAGVRVDDVRYGSSQPWPFPQSLMLGFTARARDRTTRVDGTELRDARWFTRAALDAALADGSIWIPPRLSISRRLIEDWRNDRAR, encoded by the coding sequence TTGTCCGACGAACCCGCCCCCAACCTGCTGAGCGGCGTCCCGCTCGACCGCGTCGCCGAACGCCGCACCGACGCCGCGTGGGTCGCCGCCACGTACGCGCACCCGGCCACGCGCGTCGTGCCGGTGTGCGACGGGCGCGTCCTCGTCACGACCGTCGAGGACGGGCGCGGTGCGGCTGCGACCGCGACGGACGGCGCGTCGACGCGCGCCCGCGCGCTCTCGGTCGCGACGTTCGGCCCGTTGGCCGAGGCGACCGGCGACGCCGGCGCGTGGACGACGGTCCTGCTCGGCGTCGGCGGCGCGACGGCGTACGTCGCCGTCGACGTCCCCGCCTCCGACGGCGACGCGGTGCTCGCGCGCGCCGGCGACGGCGCGGCCTGGAGCGAACTCCGCCCCGCCGCGCTCGCGCTGCCGGAGGGCGAGGCCGCGCTCGTCGCCTACGCGCGGGCGATGGTCTGGTGGCACGGCCGCCACGGCTACTGCGGCGTCTGCGGCGCGGCGACCGCGGTCGAGGAGGCCGGCCACGTGCGCGCGTGCCCGCGCTGCGCGGCGCGCCACTTCCCGCGCACCGACCCCGCGGTGATCGTCCTCGTCGCGCACCGCCCCGACGACGCGGGCGCCGCCGACGAGGCGTGCTTGTTAGGCAGCGCGCCCGGCTGGCCCGAGCGGATGTACTCGACGCTCGCCGGCTTCGTCGAGCCGGGCGAGTCGCTCGAGGATACCGTGCGGCGCGAGATCTACGAGGAGGCCGGCGTGCGCGTGGACGACGTGCGCTACGGCTCCTCGCAGCCCTGGCCGTTCCCGCAGTCGCTCATGCTCGGCTTCACGGCCCGCGCGCGCGACCGCACGACGCGCGTGGACGGGACGGAGCTCCGCGACGCGCGCTGGTTCACGCGCGCGGCGTTGGACGCGGCGCTCGCGGACGGGAGCATCTGGATCCCGCCGCGGCTGTCCATCTCGCGGCGGCTGATCGAGGATTGGCGGAACGACCGAGCGCGGTGA
- a CDS encoding amino acid permease translates to MSLRTRLFGRPLRSVDEAAETIGPLAGIPVLGLDALASAAYGPEAALTVLLVLGAAAGRYVVPITAVILALLATVFLSYQQTIPAYPNGGGSYTVAKENLGANAGLLAASALAVDYVLNVAVAISAGVGAIVSAVPALLPHTLALCLGVLALLTFVNLRGVREAGALFLLPTYLFVGTLAVTIAIGAARVMGAGGHPAPVTAPPAPVAASGAVTLWLLLRAFASGCTALTGVEAVSNGVPLFRAPAVTNARRTLTGIVAILAALLAGIVWLARAYHVTATVPGAPGYQSVLSILVAAVAGRGVFYGVTMAAVVTVLCLSANTSFADFPRLCRLLALDAYLPAGFAHRGRRLVFNQGILALALLSAGLLVAFGGVTDRLIPLFAVGAFLAFTMSQAGMVAHWRRLRAGAARAPGTPAPSGWAWKAVMNGAGALATGATVLVVLVSKFTEGAWFTALVIPALLALLRGVRRHQERVDAALAVAGPVDFGAPAAGSLGTGGARGAPPLVVLPVRRLNRLAHRGVQLAAALSPDVEVVQVLAEDGPDTSDLRPDWEALVARPAAAAGVPAPRLVSLPSAYRERFAPIVRHVRDLALAHPSRTVAVLVVEVVERRWYDRLLNGQRALLLRELLLDRGVPNTVVVSAPWYLPGEEYTGGATIAGGGA, encoded by the coding sequence GTGTCGCTCCGCACCCGGCTGTTCGGCCGCCCCCTGCGGTCGGTCGACGAGGCCGCCGAAACGATCGGGCCGCTCGCCGGCATCCCCGTCCTCGGCCTCGACGCGCTCGCCTCGGCCGCGTACGGGCCCGAGGCGGCCCTCACCGTCCTGCTCGTGCTCGGCGCCGCGGCGGGACGGTACGTCGTGCCGATCACCGCGGTCATCCTCGCGCTGCTCGCGACGGTTTTCCTGTCGTACCAACAGACGATCCCGGCGTATCCCAACGGCGGCGGCTCGTACACCGTCGCGAAGGAGAACCTCGGGGCGAACGCCGGTCTCCTCGCGGCGAGCGCGCTCGCCGTCGATTACGTGCTCAACGTCGCCGTCGCGATCTCGGCGGGGGTCGGCGCGATCGTGTCGGCGGTTCCGGCCCTGCTGCCGCACACGCTCGCCCTCTGCCTGGGCGTCCTCGCCCTGCTCACGTTCGTCAACCTGCGCGGTGTGCGCGAGGCCGGCGCCCTGTTCCTCCTCCCGACGTACCTGTTCGTCGGCACGCTCGCCGTAACGATCGCGATCGGCGCGGCGCGCGTCATGGGCGCGGGCGGGCACCCCGCGCCGGTGACCGCGCCGCCGGCGCCCGTGGCGGCGAGCGGCGCGGTCACGCTCTGGCTCCTGCTCCGCGCGTTCGCGAGCGGGTGCACGGCGCTCACCGGCGTCGAGGCGGTGAGCAACGGCGTCCCGCTCTTCCGCGCGCCCGCGGTGACCAACGCCCGGCGCACGCTCACCGGCATCGTCGCGATCCTCGCCGCGCTGCTGGCCGGCATCGTGTGGCTCGCGCGCGCCTACCACGTCACGGCGACCGTCCCCGGCGCGCCCGGCTACCAGAGCGTGCTGTCGATCCTCGTCGCCGCCGTCGCCGGGCGCGGGGTGTTCTACGGCGTGACGATGGCGGCGGTGGTGACGGTGCTCTGCCTCTCTGCCAACACCAGCTTCGCCGACTTCCCGCGCCTCTGCCGGTTGCTGGCGCTCGACGCGTACCTGCCGGCGGGCTTCGCGCATCGGGGGCGGCGTCTCGTGTTCAACCAGGGCATCCTCGCGCTTGCGCTGCTTTCGGCCGGGCTGCTCGTCGCGTTCGGGGGCGTCACAGACCGGCTCATCCCGCTCTTCGCCGTGGGCGCGTTCCTGGCGTTCACCATGTCGCAGGCCGGGATGGTGGCGCACTGGCGGCGGCTGCGCGCGGGCGCCGCGCGGGCGCCCGGCACGCCGGCGCCCAGCGGGTGGGCGTGGAAGGCGGTGATGAACGGCGCGGGCGCCCTCGCCACAGGCGCGACCGTGCTCGTGGTGCTCGTCTCGAAGTTCACCGAGGGCGCGTGGTTCACCGCCCTCGTGATCCCGGCGTTGCTCGCGCTGCTGCGCGGCGTGCGACGGCACCAGGAGCGCGTCGACGCCGCGCTCGCCGTGGCGGGGCCGGTCGACTTCGGCGCGCCGGCGGCCGGATCGTTAGGCACCGGCGGCGCGCGCGGCGCGCCGCCGCTCGTCGTTCTCCCCGTGCGCCGGCTCAACCGCCTCGCGCACCGCGGCGTGCAGCTCGCGGCCGCGCTGTCGCCGGACGTCGAGGTCGTGCAGGTGCTGGCCGAGGACGGCCCGGACACGAGCGATCTGCGGCCGGACTGGGAGGCGCTCGTCGCGCGTCCGGCGGCCGCGGCCGGCGTCCCCGCGCCGCGCCTGGTCTCGCTCCCCTCGGCGTACCGCGAGCGCTTCGCCCCGATCGTGCGGCACGTCCGGGACCTCGCCCTCGCGCACCCGTCGCGGACGGTCGCGGTGCTCGTCGTCGAGGTCGTCGAACGCCGCTGGTACGACCGGCTGCTCAACGGGCAGCGCGCGCTGCTCCTCCGGGAGCTGCTGCTGGACCGCGGGGTGCCCAACACGGTGGTCGTCAGCGCGCCGTGGTACCTGCCGGGCGAGGAGTACACCGGCGGCGCGACAATCGCGGGTGGGGGGGCGTGA
- a CDS encoding amino acid permease yields the protein MPTAFTRAKRALVGQPLPSDRLENERLNKRTALAVLSSDAISSVAYATDQILFVLGGAIGAAAVAYVVPISAVIVGLLVLVGLSYRQTVFAYPNGGGSYTVARENLGTGSGLVAAAALLTDYILTVAVSISSGVAAITSAYPALVPHAVLLCLLSILVLGVVNLRGVRDSGAAFSVPTYVFIAAMCLLIGTGLYRLATGHELAPLAAPLKVDPTTAAPAHPLSPVTGLALGYLLVRGFAEGCAAMTGTEAISNGVMAFRNPAQKNAATTLGWMVGILAAFFLGVSFLAQHYRVMPTTDQTVLSILGRHVFGGGFFYYLLQYSTFAVLVLAANTAFADFPRLGSILAHDQYLPRRLAARGDRLAFSNGIILLSAVAALLVFLFKGDTNALVPLYALGVFVCFTLSQAGMVQHWRKTREPGWRWRAALNGLGAGATGVVAVIEIVTKFTSGGWIVVVLIPLIIWMLVGIHRYYTTFTREIAFTGRVPRPALRHTVVVAVGGVTKPSAGALVYATTIAPPERVRAAYVTVDADAAESLRAWWPAWGTGVGLVVLPSPFRSVVRPLVQYVKALLAQAPGAAEPEADLVTVVVPEVIPSQWWENLLHNQTALFLKAGFLFRSDVVVTSVPYQMGRAGRLRDVLARESELDVEHAGGNGVGSGAAAGTVPVAAAPAAAPAR from the coding sequence ATGCCGACCGCCTTCACCCGCGCCAAGCGCGCCCTCGTCGGGCAGCCGCTGCCGAGCGACCGGCTCGAGAACGAGCGGCTGAACAAGCGCACGGCGCTCGCCGTCCTCTCGTCGGACGCGATCTCGTCGGTGGCCTACGCGACCGACCAGATTCTCTTCGTGTTGGGCGGCGCGATCGGCGCCGCGGCCGTGGCATACGTGGTCCCGATCTCGGCCGTCATCGTCGGGCTGCTCGTCCTCGTCGGGCTCTCGTACCGGCAGACCGTCTTCGCCTACCCCAACGGGGGCGGGTCGTACACGGTCGCCCGGGAGAACCTGGGGACGGGCTCCGGCCTCGTCGCCGCGGCGGCCCTCCTCACCGACTACATCCTCACCGTGGCCGTCTCGATCTCGAGCGGCGTGGCGGCAATCACGTCGGCCTACCCGGCGCTCGTACCGCACGCGGTGCTGCTCTGCCTGCTGAGCATCCTCGTGTTAGGCGTCGTCAACCTGCGCGGCGTGCGCGACAGCGGGGCGGCGTTCTCGGTGCCGACCTACGTCTTCATCGCCGCGATGTGCCTCCTGATCGGCACGGGCCTCTACCGGCTCGCGACCGGGCACGAGCTCGCGCCGCTCGCGGCGCCGCTCAAGGTCGACCCGACCACGGCGGCGCCCGCGCACCCGCTCAGCCCGGTCACGGGACTCGCGTTAGGCTATTTGCTGGTCCGCGGGTTCGCCGAGGGGTGCGCCGCGATGACCGGCACCGAGGCGATCTCGAACGGCGTGATGGCGTTCAGGAACCCCGCCCAGAAGAACGCGGCCACCACGCTCGGCTGGATGGTCGGCATCCTGGCGGCGTTCTTTCTCGGCGTCAGCTTCCTCGCGCAGCACTACCGGGTGATGCCGACGACGGACCAGACGGTGCTCTCGATCCTGGGCCGGCACGTGTTCGGCGGCGGCTTCTTCTACTACCTGCTGCAGTACAGCACGTTCGCCGTGCTGGTGCTCGCGGCCAACACCGCGTTCGCCGACTTCCCGCGGCTCGGCAGCATCCTCGCCCACGACCAGTACCTGCCGCGACGCCTGGCGGCGCGGGGCGACCGGCTCGCGTTCTCGAACGGCATCATCCTCCTGTCGGCGGTCGCGGCGCTGCTCGTCTTCCTCTTCAAGGGGGACACGAACGCGCTCGTCCCCCTCTACGCGTTAGGCGTGTTCGTCTGCTTCACGCTGTCGCAGGCCGGGATGGTGCAGCACTGGCGCAAGACGCGCGAGCCCGGGTGGCGGTGGCGGGCGGCGCTCAACGGCCTGGGCGCGGGCGCCACGGGCGTCGTCGCGGTGATCGAGATCGTCACGAAGTTCACCTCGGGCGGGTGGATCGTGGTCGTGCTCATCCCGCTCATCATCTGGATGCTCGTCGGCATCCACCGCTACTACACGACGTTCACGCGCGAGATCGCCTTCACGGGGCGGGTCCCGCGCCCGGCGCTGCGGCACACGGTCGTCGTCGCCGTCGGCGGCGTCACGAAGCCGTCGGCCGGGGCGCTGGTGTACGCGACGACCATCGCGCCGCCTGAACGCGTGCGGGCCGCGTACGTCACCGTCGACGCCGACGCGGCGGAGAGTCTCCGCGCGTGGTGGCCCGCGTGGGGCACGGGGGTCGGCCTCGTGGTCCTGCCGTCGCCCTTCCGGTCGGTCGTGCGCCCGCTGGTGCAGTACGTCAAGGCGCTCCTCGCGCAGGCCCCGGGCGCGGCGGAGCCCGAGGCCGACCTGGTCACGGTCGTGGTCCCCGAGGTCATCCCGTCCCAGTGGTGGGAGAACCTACTCCACAACCAGACGGCGCTCTTCCTCAAGGCCGGGTTCCTGTTCCGCTCGGACGTGGTGGTCACGAGCGTGCCGTACCAGATGGGGCGCGCGGGGCGGCTCCGGGACGTGCTGGCGCGCGAGTCGGAGCTGGACGTCGAGCACGCGGGCGGCAACGGCGTCGGCAGCGGCGCCGCGGCGGGGACTGTCCCGGTCGCCGCCGCCCCGGCCGCCGCCCCGGCGCGTTAG
- the kdpC gene encoding potassium-transporting ATPase KdpC subunit, which yields MLKNQFRPAIVMTLLLCVLTGLVYPGVVTGLAQLLFPRQANGSLVSVNGRVVGSALIGQPFTRPEYFHPRPSAAGGGYDDTLSSGTNKGPTDRKLADTLVAQAVDSAVAQDGAVRGRVPADMATSSASGLDPDISPANARLQLARVARARGANPDAVRRVLDAHTEGRQFGLLGEPHVNVLLLNIAVDSAFPPRAPAR from the coding sequence ATGCTCAAGAACCAGTTCCGCCCCGCGATCGTGATGACGTTGTTGCTCTGCGTCCTCACGGGCCTCGTCTACCCGGGCGTCGTCACCGGCCTCGCGCAGCTGCTGTTCCCGCGCCAGGCGAACGGCTCGCTCGTCAGCGTCAACGGCCGCGTGGTCGGGTCGGCGCTGATCGGCCAGCCCTTCACGCGCCCCGAGTACTTCCACCCGCGCCCCTCCGCGGCCGGCGGCGGCTACGACGACACGCTGTCGTCGGGGACCAACAAGGGCCCGACCGACCGCAAGCTCGCCGACACGCTCGTCGCGCAGGCCGTCGACTCGGCCGTCGCGCAGGACGGCGCGGTGCGCGGCCGCGTGCCCGCGGACATGGCGACCAGCTCCGCGTCCGGCCTCGACCCCGACATCTCGCCGGCCAACGCGCGGCTGCAGCTCGCCCGCGTCGCGCGGGCCCGCGGCGCGAACCCCGACGCCGTGCGCCGCGTGCTCGACGCCCACACCGAAGGGCGCCAGTTCGGCCTGCTCGGCGAGCCGCACGTGAACGTGCTGCTGCTCAACATCGCCGTCGACTCGGCGTTCCCGCCGCGCGCCCCGGCGCGCTGA